ACGGGCTGCAACGAACGCCGGAGCCGGGATGGCGTCCGGAGTCCGGAAGTTGCCGGACACGGGAAAGCTCGTGCGGACCGGACTCCGGGCGGTGCGGACGCAACGTCGGAAGTCCGGGAGGGGCCGTCGGAGGCCTTGGGGGTCAGTTGCCGGTCACGTGCTTGTGAAGGTCCTCGGGGTCGACGATGGGTTCGCAGGAATGCTGTGGCGGTGATGTGGAATGGCGTTCAGGAAGCGGAGTAACACCTGGAGCGGGTCGTGGTACCGGAGGCGCGCGACCGCGCCTGTCAGGCGGTGGCGAACCTCCTGACCTCGACCGGCTCGCGGTCATGCTGCGCGCGCCAGAGGTCGTACTGCATCTGCTGGGTCAGCCAGCTTTCGGGGCTGCCGCCGAAAGCCTCCGACAACCGGATGGCCATCTCGGGGGATATGCCGAGGCGGCCGTTGAGCAGCAGGGACAGCGTGTTACGCGATACCGCGAGCCCCTTCGCGGCCTCGGTCACCGTCAGGCCCAGGGGTTCGAGGCACTGGCGCCGGATGAATGCGCCCGGATGGGGCGGATCGTGCATGAGCATGAGTATCGTGCCTCCCTAGTGGTAGTCCAGGTAGTCGACGTCGGCGGCGTGGCCGTCGTCAAACCGGAATATGACCCGCCAGTTGGCACGGACCGTCACCGCCCAGAAGCCGGCATGTTCGCCGCTGAGCCGATGCAGCCGGAACCCCGGCAGGTCCATGTCCTCCGGGGTCGCGGACGCGTTGAGGCGCACCAGGACGTCGCGTACCGTTTCGCGGTGCTCCGGGTGGATGCGCCGCGCGTCGCCGCGCTCCATGAAGCGCCGGAGCGCCCTGCTCCTGAAGTTGCGTATCATGATGAAGCGTAATGTGCACTATGGCGCATGTCAACGACGGACGTCCGCCGGGATGCCGTCTTGAGCCGGGGGGCTCACGGAGACCGCGGCAATGGCCGCGGTTGCCTCGCCGTCGGCGGAGCGCGAGAGGAGGCAGAAGTTGTCGAACCGGCCGCCGGTCAGGGCCTCGAACGCGCGGCGGTGACCCTTGGTGATGTTCCTGGAATGCGAATCCGGGCGTTGCGGCTTGCGGACGGCGGCAGATCGGTGGTAGGCTTCGAGACGGCGTTGGAGTCATACTCACACTCACCTCATGCCTGCGGGCGAGCGCGGGGGTTGTGGCCCGCCCAGCGCCGCTTCCCCCCTCCACTGTCCCCGTCCTCCCTGGTCGACCTCTCGAAGCGGCGGCGCGCCGCGGCGAGGTCGTGTGGCCGCGCCCGGTGCAGGGTCAGGGTATAGGTCCGTGATCCGTCCTGCGACGACTTGACCGCTCGTATCGGGCATGGCGGCGACCTCCGTGGGGTGGCGTGGGGGGCGCCCGGCCGGCGGGACGTTCGCGGCGAGCGGATCAGTGAAGGTGATCGTGGTCATGGAGCAGCTGGTCTTCCATCTCGCCAAGCCAGGAATAGCGACCGGTGCGGGACGACCATTCGTCCATGTCGCCGTCGTCGTGCGGAAGCTCGTAACCGGAAAAGGCGCGCCAGTCGCCGTGACCGAACCCCCGCC
This sequence is a window from Deltaproteobacteria bacterium. Protein-coding genes within it:
- a CDS encoding HigA family addiction module antitoxin is translated as MLMHDPPHPGAFIRRQCLEPLGLTVTEAAKGLAVSRNTLSLLLNGRLGISPEMAIRLSEAFGGSPESWLTQQMQYDLWRAQHDREPVEVRRFATA
- a CDS encoding type II toxin-antitoxin system RelE/ParE family toxin, which codes for MIRNFRSRALRRFMERGDARRIHPEHRETVRDVLVRLNASATPEDMDLPGFRLHRLSGEHAGFWAVTVRANWRVIFRFDDGHAADVDYLDYH